The following are encoded together in the Cryptococcus neoformans var. neoformans JEC21 chromosome 9 sequence genome:
- a CDS encoding expressed protein, with protein MLSHSLLASLRARCAVSLLASSSTSVRSLATQASSTITSIRPSRDEIVNMRLSQRSIQAALEALRADGIVVVEDVVNKEAIDKLNSHMEKDTHTLMARGEKGPFNYNLGNLQQSPPYDPDLFSPSIFVNPFGIQVTNAYLGERPTMSFISANSAVKAEVGQPVHSDADFSHPSIPFAAVVNVGLVDMNPKNGSTQVWLGTHDGTDLSCQEGAHGERASGRIKQDLLDARKSISPPLQPTIPKGSLIIRDLRLWHAGMPNTTDEIRIMLAMIHFAPWYRQRMTMKLPRSLRPTLEGVDRLGVAADWQDAEVDHLDAPYGNAFDFSQDQ; from the exons ATGCTCTCACACAGTCTCCTTGCTTCCCTTCGCGCTCGTTGCGCCGTTTCCTTGCTTGCGtcctcgtccacctccGTCCGATCCCTCGCCACTCAAGCCTCGTCCACCATCACATCTATCAGACCCAGCCGTGATGAAATCGTCAACATGCGCCTCAGCCAAAGATCTATCCAAGCAGCCCTCGAAGCTTTACGGGCAGACGGGATAGTCGTGGTCGAAGACGTAGTCAACAAAGAGGCGATCGATAAGCTCAATTCCCACATGGAGAAGGACACACATACGCTCATGGCacgaggagagaagggacCGTTCAACTATAACCTAGGCAATCTACAACAGAGCCCGCCATACGATCCGGATCTGTTCTCACCGTCGATATTTGTGAATCCTTTCGGGATACAAGTGACGAATGCCTACCTTGGGGAACGCCCGACCATGTCGTTCATCTCGGCCAACTCGGCCGTGAAGGCAGAGGTGGGACAGCCAGTACATTCTGATGCTGACTTCAGCCATCCAAGT ATTCCATTTGCAGCTGTGGTTAATGTCGGCCTCGTCGACATGAACCCCAAAAACGGCTCAACCC AGGTCTGGCTCGGAACACATGATGGCACGGATCTTTCTTGTCAGGAAGGAGCGCATGGGGAGAGAGCCTCCGGTCGAATCAAGCAGGATTTATTGGATGCCCGGAAATCAATTTCTCCTCCATTGCAGCCCACTATCCCGAAAG GCTCACTGATCATCCGCGATCTTCGATTGTGGCACGCCGGTATGCCCAATACAACCGACGAGATCAGGATCATGTTGGCAATGATCCACTTTGCGCCTTGGTACAGACAACGAATGACCATGAAGCTGCCCCGATCTCTGCGACCCACACTAGAAGGAGTGGACCGGCTGGGCGTGGCGGCGGACTGGCAGGACGCAGAGGTAGATCATCTGGATGCGCCGTATGGGAATGCGTTTGATTTCAGCCAGGATCAGTAG
- a CDS encoding protein transporter, putative → MGFRFLELVRPFMSILPEVTAPEKKVVFNHKIAWTAVTLLIFLVCSQVPLYGIMSSDSSDPLYWLRAILASNRGTLMELGITPIVTSGMIMQLLAGAQLIDVDFSLKDDRALFGAAQKLFAMIISLGQATVYVLTGLYGSPSSLGAGVCLLLILQLVSASLIVILLDELLTKGYGLGSGISLFIATNICESIVWKAFSPNTVNTGRGPEFEGAIIALIHLLFTWNDKTRALKEAFYRDRLPNIMNLLATVAVFAAVIYLQGFRIEIPIKSSKMRGQRGTYPVKLFYTSNMPIMLQSALTSNVFLVSQMLAGRFPDNLLVRLLGVWEPMENNPTQLGAVSGIAYYMSAPHSLTSALKDPFHTVIYIAFIVTACALFSKTWIEVSGSGPRDVAKQLKDQNMTLAGHRDASIYKELKRIIPTAAAFGGATLGLLSVVADMMGALGSGTGILMATTIIYGYFELGIKENSGIDATGLGDLLF, encoded by the exons ATGGGCT TCCGTTTCCTTGAGCTCGTCCGACCCTTCATGAGCATCCTCCCAGAGGTCACTGCTCCGGAAAAGAAG GTCGTTTTCAACCACAAGATCGCCTGGACAGCCGTcaccctcctcatcttcctcgtctgctCACAAGTTCCGCTCTACGGCATCATGTCCTCCGACTCCTCCGATCCTCTTTACTGGCTCCGTGCTATCCTCGCTTCCAACAGGGGTACCTTGATGGAGCTCGGTATCACTCCTATTGTTACTTCTGGCATGATCATGCAGCTCCTCGCGGGTGCTCAGTTGATTGATGTCGACTTTAGCCTCAAGGACGACCGTGCCTTGTTCGGTGCTGCCCAAAAGT TGTTCGCCATGATTATCTCCCTTGGACAGGCTACCGTTTACGTCTTGACTGGTCTTTAcggctccccctcctctctcgGCGCGGGTGTCTgtcttctccttatccttcAGCTCGTTTCTGCCtccctcatcgtcatcctcctcgatgAGCTCCTCACCAAGGGCTACGGTCTTGGTTCCGGTATCTCTCTTTTCATCGCTACCAACATTTGCGAGTCTATCGTTTGGAAGGCCTTTTCTCCCAACACTGTCAACACCGGTCGTGGACCGGAATTCGAAGGTGCCATCATCGCCCTCATCCACCTTTTGTTCACATGGAACGACAAGACTCGCGCCCTCAAGGAAGCCTTCTACCGCGATCGTCTTCCGAACATTATGAATCTCCTCGCGACCGTCGCTGTCTTTGCTGCCGTGATTTACCTTCAAGGTTTCCGAATCGAGATCCCCATCAAGAGCTCCAAGATGAGGGGCCAGAGGGGCACTTATCCCGTCAAGCTTTTCTACACTTCCAACATGCCTATCATGCTCCAGAGCGCTTTAACCAGCAATGTCTTCCTCGTTAGTCAGATGCTTGCCGGTCGATTCCCTGACAACTTGCTTGTCCGTCTTTTGGGCGTTTGGGAG CCCATGGAGAACAACCCTACTCAACTGGGCGCCGTCTCCGGGATCGCCTACTACATGTCCGCTCCTCACTCTCTCACCTCTGCCCTCAAGGACCCCTTCCACACCGTCATCTACATCGCCTTCATCGTCACCGCGTGCGCCCTTTTCTCTAAGACCTGGATCGAAGTCTCCGGCTCCGGCCCTCGAGATGTGGCCAAGCAGTTGAAGGACCAGAATATGACTCTTGCAGGACACAGAGATGCGTCTATTTACAAggagttgaagaggattaTCCCGACTGCTGCGGCGTTTGGAGGTGCGACTCTTGGCTTGTTGAGTGTGGTGGCGGATATGATGGGTGCTTTGGGAAGTGGAACTGGTATTTTGATGGCCACTACTATTATCTACGGAT ACTTTGAGTTGGGTATCAAGGAGAACTCTGGTATCGATGCCACTGGTCTCGGTGACCTCC TCTTCTAA
- a CDS encoding tRNA dihydrouridine synthase, putative: protein MTDDPAATPRPETSVNARPAFSGQAPIKAEYLINTTPIVESASASELNNIHPDDAAEGRTDSRDSRDGRDRPDNKRRKPNKQDKKDKKGQNKGRHFPVIREASVRICRAWETTGICDRADKGDCRYAHSWEGYFEVKPNDISYRPDWSLVGEAPFVVEGERVVGGEDVVGKTLDLDTVCPVLKDLGYCPFGWRCRFLGAHVKRVAAAVDGEKEKEAGPEKRMGEWQVENWVQSEVENGWKQKETNWPEHEVLNALRRSTASFPFSEAYLKKVDPDKPFTLQNKKPTKQQPHKRKNNVLDEEEAANGPTGIPSAGDDEENAMNATENERNEEKGKVYGEPEAIDVPLRPEEKRRLNWEGGRYLAPLTTVGNLPFRRLCVDYGATITVSEMALAQPLVYGAKEEWALVRRHESEKMFGVQVAGGFPNRMVPAAEVIANTIGKGGGVDFVDVNMGCPIDLVFNQGAGSALMDSPGRLGKLLVGMNRALGDIPLTVKFRTGVAHGKPNAHKLIPRFVTEWGAGALTIHGRSRQQRYSKPADWEYIKTCVTALRESVADANLPPVPIFGNGDCFSAASYYEEMDRSGVDGVMVARGALIKPWIFTEIKERREWDISAVERLEGIKKFAEFGLSHWGSDTQGVNTTRRFLCEALSFQHRYIPIGLLERLPAKLNERPPAYRGRNELETLLASPFAGDWVKISEMFLGKVDEGFSFVPKHKSNAYGGEEAQG from the exons ATGACAGACGACCCCGCAGCCACACCTCGTCCAGAGACTTCTGTCAACGCAAGGCCAGCATTTTCCGGTCAGGCTCCGATCAAAGCCGA ATATCTAATCAACACCACCCCTATCGTCGAATCTGCCTCTGCCTCAGAGCTCAACAACATTCACCCCGATGATGCCGCCGAGGGTCGTACCGATTCCCGTGACTCCCGCGATGGTCGTGACAGACCCGACAACAAACGGCGTAAACCCAACAAGCAAGacaaaaaagacaaaaaaggTCAAAATAAGGGCCGCCACTTCCCCGTCATCCGGGAAGCCTCTGTCCGTATCTGTCGTGCTTGGGAAACAACAGGTATCTGTGACCGTGCAGATAAGGGTGATTGCCGATATGCTCACAGCTGGGAAGGTTACTTTGAGGTGAAACCGAATGATATCAGTTACCGTCCTGATTGGTCCTTGGTCGGTGAGGCGCCGTTTGtggtggaaggggaaagggTGGTGGGCGGTGAGGATGTGGTGGGGAAGACGCTTGACTTAGATACGGTTTGCCCGGTGTTGAAGGACTTGGGGTACTGTCCTTTTGGGTGGCGATGTCGGTTCTTGGGTGCGCACGTTAAGCGtgtggctgctgctgtagacggggagaaggaaaaggaggcgGGCCCTGAGAAGCGAATGGGAGAGTGGCAAGTCGAGAACTGGGTACAAAGCGAAGTGGAGAACGGGTGGAAACAAAAGGAGACGAATTGGCCTGAACATGAAGTGCTTAACGCTCTTCGCCGTAGTACT GCGTCATTCCCGTTCTCTGAAGCATACCTCAAGAAAGTTGATCCCGACAAACCTTTTACCCTTCAAAACAAGAAACCCACCAAACAACAGCCACACAAACGCAAAAACAATGTTctcgacgaagaagaagctgcaaATGGACCAACCGGCATTCCCTCCGctggggatgatgaggagaacgCTATGAACGCCACAGAAAACGAACGgaatgaggagaagggtaaAGTGTACGGTGAACCGGAAGCGATTGACGTGCCACTCAGAccagaggagaagaggaggttaAACTGGGAAGGTGGAAGATATCTCGCTCCTCTGACAACCGTCGGTAATCTT CCATTCCGCCGCCTCTGTGTTGACTACGGCGCCACCATCACCGTCTCCGAAATGGCTCTCGCCCAACCCCTCGTCTACGGCGCTAAAGAAGAATGGGCTCTCGTCCGTCGACACGAGAGCGAAAAGATGTTTGGTGTCCAAGTCGCCGGTGGGTTCCCGAACCGGATGGTACCCGCCGCGGAAGTCATTGCGAATACTATAGGAAAGGGTGGGGGGGTGGATTTTGTGGATGTTAATATGGGTTGCCCGATTGATTTGGTCTTCAACCAAGGTGCGGGTAGCGCCC TTATGGACTCCCCTGGACGATTGGGTAAGCTGTTGGTGGGCATGAACAGGGCCCTTGGTGATA TCCCTCTGACCGTCAAATTC AGAACTGGTGTTGCGCATGGGAAACCTAATGCTCACAAGTTGATTCCTCGTTTCGTCACTGAATGGGGAGCGGGCGCTTTGACC ATTCACGGTCGATCTCGCCAACAACGCTACTCCAAACCTGCCGACTGGGAATACATTAAGACTTGCGTCACCGCCCTGCGCGAGTCCGTTGCCGACGCCAACCTTCCTCCCGTTCCCATCTTTGGAAACGGTGATTGTTTCTCTGCTGCTTCGTATTatgaggagatggacaGAAGTGGGGTGGATGGAGTGATGGTCGCGAGAGGGGCGTTGATCAAGCCATGGATCTTTACGGAGAtcaaggaaagaagagagtggGATATTTCTGCAGTGGAGAGGTTGGAGGGTATCAAAAAG TTCGCCGAATTCGGTCTCTCCCATTGGGGTTCCGATACCCAAGGTGTCAATACCACCCGCCGATTCCTATGCGAAgccctctccttccaacACCGATACATCCCCATTGGCCTCCTCGAACGTCTCCCCGCCAAACTCAACGAACGACCCCCAGCCTACAGGGGTAGAAACGAGCTGGAGACGCTTTTGGCGAGTCCGTTTGCCGGTGATTGGGTGAAAATTTCAGAGATGTTTTTGGGCAAGGTGGATGAAGGGTTTTCGTTTGTGCCGAAACATAAGAGTAACGCGTatggaggggaagaggcgcAGGGCTAA
- a CDS encoding oxidoreductase, putative, whose amino-acid sequence MTKSLYSLFSIILLFAVSSSFAFASPQAQYHQHAMTTSHLLSVHNDSSGHNHTAPSLETLIVTVPVSAEKLAEVKTHFKTVHVFDEGETVTKEAAREVEVWYSNYLGIPKEIEYEDVPNLKLVQLTSAGANLALNSPVLKNEEARKRIDISSASGIHAISIPQWIISQTVSLYMHLYLQTFNLRTNQTWSRDIPQLPQLNGIKHGNSGKSLYGKTAGLLGYGHIGRETARLLKAFNVNIIAANSNGQKRGDDGYLIPGTGDADGSIPSAYYSTSDEESFKTFLSKSDILIASLPSTPQTRYLLNQELLSLLPEGAVFLNVGRGDLVKSEDLLAALASGPLSGVALDVTDPEPLPDYHPLYSHPQVIITPHTSSNIEGYFDVGADLLIENVRRVRKGGKAINKVDPEKGY is encoded by the exons ATGACAAAATCCCTTTactctcttttctccatcatcttgcTATTCGCTGTATCGTCCTCGTTCGCCTTTGCTTCACCCCAAGCACAATATCACCAGCACGCCATGACGACCTCCCATCTCTTATCTGTGCACAATGACAGTAGCGGGCATAACCACACAGCACCATCACTCGAAACACTCATCGTCACCGTACCCGTCTCCGCTGAGAAACTCGCTGAGGTCAAGACTCACTTCAAGACAGTACATGTTTTTGACGAAGGAGAAACTGTCACGAAAGAGGCGGCGAGAGAGGTAGAGGTTTGGTACTCGAATTACTTGGGTATTCCGAAAGAGATTGAGTATGAAGATGTACCGAACTTAAAGCTTGTTCAATTGACTAGCG CGGGCGCCAACCTCGCCCTAAACAGTCCAGTTTTGAAGAACGAAGAGGCTCGTAAGAGAATTGATATCTCCTCCGCTTCAG GTATTCACGCCATCAGTATTCCTCAGTGGATCATCTCGCAGACTGTCAGCT TATACATGCACCTTTACTTGCAAACTTTTAACCTCCGG ACAAACCAGACATGGAGTCGTGATATCCCACAGCTACCTCAACTTAACGGTATAAAGCACGGTAACAGTGGTAAATCACTGTATGGAAAGACCGCTGGTCTTTTG GGCTACGGACACATTGGTCGAGAGACCGCCAGACTCCTCAAAGCATTCAACGTCAACATCATTGCTGCCAACTCGAACGGCCAGAAGCGAGGAGATGACGGATATCTTATCCCTGGTACAGGGGATGCTGATG GATCCATTCCTTCCGCATATTACTCCACTTCTGACGAAGAGTCTTTCAAGACGTTCTTGAGCAAATCAGACATCCTTATCGCGAGTTTACCTTCTACCCCTCAAACCAGATACTTGCTCAACCAGGAGCTCCTTT CTCTGCTTCCCGAAGGCGCAGTATTCCTCAATGTAGGCCGAGGCGACCTCGTTAAATCCGAAGACCTCCTCGCAGCCCTCGCATCTGGCCCCCTCTCTGGCGTTGCCTTGGACGTTACCGACCCCGAACCCCTCCCAGACTATCACCCATTATACTCTCACCCGCAAGTCATCATCACACCGCATACGAGCTCAAATATAGAAGGATACTTTGATGTGGGTGCGGATTTGTTGATTGAGAATGTAAGGCgggtgaggaagggaggtAAAGCGATCAATAAGGTTGACCCAGAGAAGGGTTACTAA
- a CDS encoding expressed protein has translation MSRPSIILHATPPLHPLPASDAESLYYAALLQLAAPDGWALTRGDWGDNGGKLPFITHLAHPVPPAHLSSLPSFSDPDEELEDGEKLDAACWKAYIEGNVVDIVNHTYYSLPPNYPSTVAKSQFAGLPFPMNQYIPQRIRSIVKSRLEFVGLWGLGGLNVGDAEDEDRKRQEEQFIIGPGGTTAPRAWTGWRSGQETDKRRRKWGEQQLEQKIKAIFDPLARRLGKKAYFFGERPTTVDLALFAQLAFVLTPTLPNPLLPNILRSSYPSLVGHHDRLLERLFSSWSTVPMAVSQTPARTTWGETFASWLPGPSRSRTQPSSSSSTDSKENSKGGSPSKPKTDKQKAFERGRWLWFAGAAVSMVTYLFVSGVIAFEFGDEEEDEDWVAYEEDGEGEVGETTVLDYEEEE, from the exons atgtCCCGcccatccatcatcctccacgccacccctcctctccatccgcTTCCAGCCTCCGACGCCGAATCGCTTTACTACGCGGCCCTCCTCCAGCTTGCGGCCCCCGATGGCTGGGCTTTGACAAGAGGTGACTGGGGAGACAATGGTG GCAAACTCCCATTCATAACCCATCTCGCGCATCCCGTTCCGCCTGCACACCTTTCTTCGTTACCGTCCTTCTCCGACCCggatgaagaattggaggatggggaaaagCTAGATGCGGCTTGCTGGAAGGCGTATATCGAGGGAAACGTTGTTGATATTGTC AACCACACATACTATTCCCTCCCGCCCAATTACCCTTCCACCGTCGCCAAATCCCAATTCGCTGGTCTCCCGTTTCCTATGAACCAATATATCCCCCAGAGGATCAGGAGCATCGTCAAGAGTCGTTTAGAGTTTGTTGGCCTTTGGGGTTTGGGTGGATTAAACGTCG GCGatgcggaagatgaagatagGAAGAGACAGGAAGAGCAATTCATCATCGGTCCGGGAGGCACCACTGCCCCTCGCGCATGGACTGGGTGGAGGTCAGGTCAGGAGACGGACAAACGAAGGCGCAAATGGGGTGAACAGCAG CTGGAACAGAAGATCAAAGCCATCTTTGATCCGCTTGCGAGGAGGCTGGGCAAAAAGGCATACTTTTTCGGCGAACG ACCAACAACTGTTGATCTTGCGCTTTTCGCTCAACTCGCATTTGTTCTCACCCCTACTCTTCCcaatccccttcttcccaacaTCTTACGCTCATCATACCCTTCCCTCGTTGGGCATCACGATCGATTACTCGAGCGACTCTTTTCATCATGGTCTACCGTCCCTATGGCGGTGAGTCAGACCCCTGCGCGAACGACGTGGGGTGAGACGTTTGCCAGTTGGTTACCCGGTCCTTCAAGATCTCGAACTCAaccctcatcttcatcctcaacagATTCCAAGGAGAATAGCAAAGGTGGTTCCCCATCCAAACCGAAGACAGACAAGCAAAAAGCATTTGAAAGAGGACGCTGGCTCTGGTTCGCAGGTGCGGCGGTGTCGATGGTGACGTACTTGTTCGTCAGTGGGGTGATTGCTTTTGAGTttggggatgaagaagaggacgaggattgGGTTGCTTATGAGGAGGAcggggaaggagaagtggGTGAAACGACCGTTTTGGATtacgaggaggaagagtag